A region of Larimichthys crocea isolate SSNF chromosome X, L_crocea_2.0, whole genome shotgun sequence DNA encodes the following proteins:
- the LOC104934916 gene encoding tetraspanin-8 — protein MAVNKCIKYLLFFFNLLFWISGCIILGVSIYLKVSKDGNQITNESLPGIDLMIAIGVIIMVLGFLGCCGAIKENRCMLLMFFVSLLIIFILLLAAGILGAVGEKKVKDWVKERLGKFTPLSKQPQSVRDDLEKLQRELKCCGLVNGPGDWEKIPDSCRCNATDTDCNNSKVYSTTCSARIVTWMEKNMEVVIGIAFAIAILLIFGMVFAMILYCQIGRKDSVSTNA, from the exons ATTAGTGGTTGCATCATCCTGGGCGTCTCCATCTACTTGAAAGTCAGCAAGGATGGAAACCAG ATCACGAACGAATCTCTCCCCGGCATCGACCTGATGATCGCCATCGGCGTGATCATCATGGTGCTCggctttctgggctgctgtggAGCCATCAAAGAGAACCGCTGCATGCTGCTGATG TTCTTCGTCAgcctcctcatcatcttcatcctcctgcTGGCGGCAGGCATCTTGGGAGCCGTGGGTGAGAAGAAG gtgaAGGACTGGGTGAAGGAACGTCTGGGAAAGTTCACCCCGCTGTCAAAGCAACCACAAAGCGTGAGAGACGACCTGGAGAAGCTGCAGCGGGAG CTGAAGTGTTGCGGTCTCGTGAACGGACCCGGAGACTGGGAGAAGATTCCCGACTCGTGCCGCTGTAACGCCACCGACACCGACTGCAACAACAGCAAAGTTTACTCCACg ACCTGCTCCGCCAGGATCGTCACCTGGATGGAGAAAAACATGGAGGTGGTGATCGGAATCGCCTTCGCCATCGCCATCCTGCtg atcTTCGGCATGGTCTTCGCCATGATCCTCTACTGTCAGATCGGCAGGAAGGACTCCGTGTCAACCAACGCCTGA